One stretch of Prunus persica cultivar Lovell chromosome G1, Prunus_persica_NCBIv2, whole genome shotgun sequence DNA includes these proteins:
- the LOC18788326 gene encoding protein PAM71-homolog, chloroplastic, protein MQGLGLPHTPFIPGKKLPLSALVDTLPSCPTVSRKPISPSLRYREISRPTGSKVQVQASNVSIGSGGYDGREENKNEKIVPNDAPTDSSSEIEKRQIQIPYPLSVGLVLLGCALVFSLIAFVKGGPSTLLAAIAKSGFTAAFSLIFVSEIGDKTFFIAALLAMQYDKALVLLGSTGALSLMTILSVIIGRIFNSVPAQFQTTLPIGEYAAVTLLLFFGLKSIKDAWDLPSNVAKSGDKSSPELDEYVEAEEFVKEKVSKRLSNPLEIVWKSFTLIFVAEWGDRSMLATIALGAAQSPWGVASGAIAGHVLATSIAVLGGAFLANYISEKLVGYVGGGLFLVFAVAIFFGFF, encoded by the exons ATGCAGGGATTGGGGCTTCCTCATACACCATTCATTCCAGGAAAGAAGCTTCCTTTGTCAGCTTTGGTGGACACTCTACCAAGCTGTCCCACTGTTTCTAGAAAGCCCATCTCACCCTCGT TAAGATATAGAGAGATATCAAGGCCCACGGGCAGCAAAGTACAAGTTCAAGCATCTAACGTTAGTATTGGATCTGGAGGCTATGATGGCAGGGAGGAAAACAAGAATGAGAAAATCGTTCCCAATGATGCACCCACTGACAGTTCATCTGAAAT TGAGAAgcgtcaaattcaaatcccttATCCTCTATCTGTGGGTCTTGTGCTACTTGGGTGTGCCTTAGTTTTTTCTCTGATTGCCTTTGTGAAAGGAGGACCTTCAACACTTTTAGCAGCAATTGCAAAATCAGGCTTCACAGCTgcattttctttaatatttgtttctgAAATTGGTGACAAG ACATTCTTCATTGCTGCACTCCTGGCCATGCAATATGACAAAGCACTG GTTCTGTTGGGGTCAACTGGTGCTCTTTCACTTATGACAATCCTGTCTGTCATTATTGGGCGAATATTTAACTCGGTGCCTGCTCAATTCCAGACAA CCTTGCCAATTGGAGAATATGCAGCTGTAACTCTTCTACTATTCTTCGGTCTCAAATCAATAAAAGATGCATGGGACCTTCCATCAAATGTTGCTAAGAGTGGTGATAAGAGCAGCCCTGAGCTTGATGAATATGTTGAAGCTGAGGAGTTTGTGAAAGAGAAG GTGTCAAAGAGGCTCTCCAATCCGCTTGAAATTGTCTGGAAATCATTCACCCTTATATTTGTTGCT GAATGGGGAGATCGCTCAATGCTTGCCACGATTGCTCTTGGTGCTGCACAG TCTCCATGGGGTGTAGCAAGTGGAGCCATTGCTGGGCACGTACTTGCAACATCTATCGCTGTTCTAGGAGGTGCATTTCTTGCCAACTACATTTCTGAAAAACTG GTTGGCTATGTGGGCGGTGGTTTGTTTCTAGTTTTTGCAGTAGCcatattttttggatttttctaa
- the LOC109946722 gene encoding zinc finger MYM-type protein 1-like yields the protein MERFFKRKSSLGSSDSVGSSRTSSSRQSELDEVLANLQADPRLRIRMIEYDANIRDEVRRAYLQKGPCQPRGHSFPQSNISGINRRFIPQWFDEFDWLEYSVSKDAAFCLYCYLFKSNFEQVGSEAFTGAGFKNWKKGRERMKVHVGPVGSVHNKAREAATNLMNQNTHIETAVSKHSEQARMAYRRCLIASIKCTKFILRQGLSFRGNDESATSSNRGNYLKLLQFLADNDEKVKEVVLKNAPGNLKLVAPKIQKDIVNACARETLDVIMSGLKDRFFSILVDEARDISVKEQMAMVLRYVDDKGHVIERFVGVEHVTDTTSSTLKDAIDIFFSSNGLSFSKLRGQGYDGASNMRGELNGLKTKILREQPCAYYVHCFAHQLQLALVAVAKKNIDIASFFTTTNSVVNHVGASCKRRDALRAQLQEELVIAFENDCLITGRGLHQETSLKRAGDTRWSSHYGTIISIISMFSSVIHVLQMIIDDNPNDSAGEANKIQRKMLTFQFVFHLFLMKAILGLTNDVSQALQKKDQEIVNAMALVKSCKEKLHWMRNNGFDALVEEVSSFCDKHHIDVPTMDEAFVLPGRSRRNAPIKTNRHYYRVELFIYVIDEQLTELDDRFNEVNTELLICLACLSPNDSFVAFDKQKLLRLAQFYPQDFSDGDLLALDDQLELYIHYVSSSSDFSDLQGIGDLAKKMVETRMHRAFNYVYLLITLALVLPVATASVERAFSVMNIIKGPLRNKMGDQWLSDSLLVYVEKDVFDCIENEAIMLRFQNMKPRRGQL from the coding sequence ATGGAAAGattttttaagagaaagtCATCATTGGGTAGTTCGGATAGTGTGGGAAGTTCaagaacttcaagttcaagaCAAAGTGAGTTAGATGAGGTTTTGGCTAATCTTCAGGCAGACCCGAGACTAAGAATTCGTATGATTGAGTATGATGCTAATATTAGAGATGAGGTTCGAAGAGCATATCTACAAAAAGGACCTTGTCAACCTAGAGGTCATTCTTTCCCACAAAGTAATATCTCAGGAATTAATCGACGCTTCATTCCCCAATGGtttgatgaatttgattgGTTGGAGTATAGTGTATCTAAAGATGCTGCATTTTGTCTTTATTGCTATCTCTTTAAATCCAATTTTGAACAAGTGGGTAGTGAAGCCTTCACTGGAGCAGGGTTTAAGAATTggaagaaagggagagaaagaaTGAAGGTGCATGTTGGACCGGTTGGTAGTGTTCATAATAAAGCTAGAGAAGCCGCTACAAATTTGATGAATCAAAATACACATATTGAAACGGCTGTGAGCAAACACTCTGAACAAGCTCGTATGGCATATCGAAGATGCTTAATTGCATCAATCAAGTGCACTAAGTTTATATTGAGACAAGGTCTTTCTTTTCGTGGAAATGATGAAAGTGCCACTTCAAGCAATAGGGGAAATTACTTGAAGTTATTGCAATTCCTTGCAGACAATGATGAGAAAGTTAAAGAAGTTGTGTTGAAAAATGCTCCGGGGAATCTCAAGTTAGTAGCTCCAAAGATTCAAAAAGATATTGTGAATGCATGTGCCAGGGAAACACTTGATGTCATCATGAGTGGTTTAAAAGATAGATTCTTTTCTATATTGGTGGATGAAGCACGTGATATTTCTGTGAAAGAGCAAATGGCTATGGTGTTGCGTTATGTGGATGACAAAGGGCATGTAATTGAAAGGTTTGTGGGGGTTGAACATGTTACCGACACCACTTCAAGTACACTAAAGGATGCCATTgacatattcttttcttccaatGGTTTGAGCTTTTCCAAGTTACGAGGACAAGGTTATGATGGAGCTAGCAATATGAGAGGTGAGTTGAATGGCCTTaaaacaaagattttgagagaaCAACCTTGTGCATACTATGTTCATTGCTTTGCTCATCAACTTCAACTAGCACTTGTTGCCGTAGCAAAGAAGAATATTGATATTGCCTCTTTCTTCACAACCACTAATAGTGTGGTTAACCATGTTGGAGCATCGTGTAAGCGGCGTGATGCACTTAGAGCACAACTCCAAGAAGAACTTGTGATAGCTTTTGAAAATGATTGTCTTATAACGGGGCGAGGTTTGCATCAAGAAACAAGTCTCAAACGTGCCGGTGACACACGATGGAGCTCACATTACGGTACCATTATTAGCATCATTTCTATGTTTTCATCTGTGATTCATGTGCTTCAAATGATTATTGATGATAATCCCAATGATAGTGCCGGTGAAGCAAATAAGATTCAAAGGAAAATGCTTACTTTTCAGTTTGTGTTTCACCTATTCTTAATGAAGGCTATATTGGGACTCACAAATGATGTGTCACAAGcattgcaaaagaaagatcaagaaaTTGTGAATGCAATGGCTTTGGTGAAATCATGCAAGGAAAAACTACATTGGATGAGGAATAATGGGTTTGATGCATTGGTTGAAgaggtttcttcattttgtgaCAAACATCATATTGATGTTCCTACCATGGATGAGGCCTTCGTACTTCCAGGGAGGTCAAGGCGTAATGCTCCAATAAAGACAAATCGTCATTATTATCGTGTGGAGCTCTTTATTTATGTCATTGACGAGCAACTTACGGAGTTAGATGATCGTTTTAATGAGGTAAATACTGAGTTGCTTATTTGTTTGGCATGTTTGAGTCCAAATGATTCATTTGTAGCTTTTGATAAACAAAAGTTACTTCGTCTTGCTCAATTTTATCCTCAAGACTTTTCGGATGGGGATCTTTTGGCACTTGATGATCAACTTGAGCTTTATATTCATTATGTGAGTTCGAGTAGTGATTTCTCTGACTTGCAAGGGATTGGTGATCttgcaaaaaaaatggtggagaCAAGGATGCATCGAGCATTCAATTATGTGTATTTGCTTATTACATTGGCTCTAGTTTTACCGGTTGCTACTGCTTCAGTCGAGAGGGCATTCTCCGTCATGAATATTATCAAAGGTCCACTTCGGAATAAAATGGGAGATCAATGGTTGAGTGATAGCTTGCTTGTTTATGTTGAGAAGGATGTTTTTGATTGTATTGAAAATGAAGCTATAATGCTAcgttttcaaaatatgaagCCTCGTCGTGGCCAACTGTAA
- the LOC18793517 gene encoding beta-glucuronosyltransferase GlcAT14A — protein sequence MQNSSPSPPPLSPPSFLSTPTALSVKDPKALLSIILVSSLFALLLFLSSSSSSSFSSSSSSPHSIPDPYLFPTRQAHRIVYHDNNSSDPIPPSIAYLLSGSKGDLGRILRLLYATYHPRNQYLLHLDRSASDSEREKLALKVQSLPIFRAAQNVHVIGKADFVYPTGSSGISFTLHGASILLRLSPIWDWFISLSVSDYPLVTQDDLLHIMSFLPKDLNFVNHSSYIGWRESRRLKPIIVDPGLYLSQKTEMFYAAQKRVLPNAYRLFTGSSFAILSRNFIEFCVVGTDNLPRTVLMYFSNTPSALSNYFPTILCNSYQFNKTVINHNLLYANFDTPSRKKPQPISSDDYDVMIHHGAAFATGFRLDDPMLDRIDRDVLKRGRGKVVPGGWCLGGFGNDTCSVWGDADILRPGPGVRGLEKLMVGLLSNGSFRSHQCIYE from the exons ATgcaaaactcaagcccatcGCCACCGCCATTATCACCACCTTCATTTCTCTCCACACCCACCGCCCTCTCAGTCAAAGACCCCAAAGCTCTCCTCTCAATCATCCTAGTCTCTTCCCTTTTTgctctcctcctcttcctctcttcctcttcctcatcctcattctcatcctcctcttcttctccgcATTCTATACCCGACCCGTATCTCTTCCCGACCCGACAAGCCCACCGCATCGTTTACCACGACAACAACTCCTCAGATCCCATCCCTCCCTCCATAGCCTACCTCTTGTCCGGGTCAAAAGGCGACTTGGGTCGGATCCTCAGACTCCTTTACGCCACTTACCACCCCAGAAACCAATATCTTCTCCACCTTGACCGCTCTGCTTCTGATTCTGAGCGTGAAAAGTTGGCTCTCAAAGTCCAGTCACTCCCCATTTTCAGAGCTGCCCAGAATGTCCATGTCATTGGAAAGGCTGATTTTGTGTACCCAACAGGATCTTCTGGTATCTCCTTTACGCTTCATGGCGCGTCGATTCTGCTTCGCTTGTCGCCCATTTGGGATTGGTTTATCAGCCTCAGTGTTAGTGATTATCCACTTGTTACACAAGACG ATCTTCTTCACATTATGTCATTCCTGCCCAAAGATCTAAACTTTGTGAACCATTCAAGTTATATTGGTTGGAGAGA GTCTAGGAGATTGAAACCGATAATTGTTGATCCGGGGCTTTATCTTTCTCAGAAAACTGAGATGTTCTATGCTGCACAGAAAAGGGTGTTGCCTAATGCTTACCGGTTGTTCACAG GTTCTTCTTTTGCGATTCTAAGTCgtaattttattgagttttgtGTTGTTGGTACTGATAACCTGCCAAGGACTGTATTGATGTATTTTTCTAACACACCTTCAGCCCTTTCCAACTACTTCCCTACCATTCTTTGCAACTCCTATCAGTTCAATAAAACTGTCATAAACCACAACTTGCTATATGCTAATTTCGACACACCCTCCCGAAAGAAGCCCCAGCCAATCAGTTCCGATGATTATGATGTTATGATTCATCATGGGGCTGCCTTTGCCACAGGATTCCGGTTAGATGATCCAATGCTTGACCGTATAGATAGAGATGTATTAAAGCGCGGTCGAGGAAAAGTTGTGCCTGGTGGCTGGTGTTTAGGCGGGTTTGGAAATGACACGTGCTCAGTCTGGGGAGATGCTGATATTTTGCGGCCTGGTCCAGGTGTAAGAGGACTTGAGAAACTTATGGTTGGATTGCTCTCAAATGGCTCATTTCGATCTCATCAATGTATATATGAGTGA